A region of Moorena producens PAL-8-15-08-1 DNA encodes the following proteins:
- a CDS encoding aspartate kinase, giving the protein MALVVQKYGGTSVGSVERIQAVAQRIIKTVQQDNSVVVVVSAMGKTTDGLVQLAKAISPDPSRREMDMLLSTGEQVSIALLSMALQELGQPAISLTGAQVGIVTEAKHSSARILQIETERLERSLNEGKVVVVAGFQGITSTDELEITTLGRGGSDTSAVALAAALGASRCEIYTDVPGILTTDPRIVPDAQLMAEITADEMLELASLGAKVLHPRAVEIARNYGLTLVVLSSWSDEPGTRVISPSSPPRSLEGLEIARPVNTVEYDTDQAKVALLRVPDSPGVAARLFGEIAVQDLDVDLIIQSIHEQNTNDIAFTVNTNILNRAEAVAEAIAPALRRQTTPDTQEAEVMVGRDIAKVSITGAGMIGRPGVAAQMFQALADAGVNIEMISTSEIKVSCVIDALECDRAIAALCNCFDINNTPIHLPIRDQAGDSDHSIPVTHPPVRGVALDIKQARLAIREIPDRPGMAAKIFGTLAEQNISIDMIIQSQRCRIINGIATRDLAFTVPQAEAEMAQKALQQIAPVIGCSEILLDADIAKVSIVGAGMIDQPGIAAQMFAALAEEQINIQMIATSEIKISCVVAQDQGVRALQAIHKAFGLAGSQKIQVPA; this is encoded by the coding sequence ATGGCGCTAGTTGTCCAAAAATACGGTGGTACCTCGGTGGGCTCTGTGGAACGCATACAAGCCGTTGCCCAGCGAATTATCAAAACAGTCCAACAAGACAATTCCGTGGTAGTGGTGGTGTCCGCTATGGGTAAGACTACCGATGGTTTGGTACAACTAGCGAAAGCCATCTCCCCTGATCCCTCTCGTCGGGAAATGGATATGCTGCTATCCACCGGTGAGCAAGTCTCCATTGCTCTATTATCCATGGCCCTACAGGAATTAGGGCAACCAGCTATTTCCCTGACTGGCGCTCAAGTAGGTATTGTAACAGAAGCTAAACACAGTAGCGCTAGGATTCTGCAAATCGAAACCGAGCGGCTGGAGCGGTCTTTAAACGAGGGGAAAGTTGTAGTAGTTGCTGGTTTCCAGGGCATCACCAGCACTGATGAGTTAGAAATCACTACCCTAGGTCGGGGTGGATCTGATACTTCAGCCGTAGCCCTAGCCGCAGCACTGGGGGCATCTCGCTGTGAGATTTATACCGATGTACCGGGGATTTTAACCACTGACCCCCGGATCGTACCGGATGCTCAACTGATGGCGGAAATTACCGCTGATGAAATGCTGGAATTAGCTAGCTTAGGGGCAAAAGTCCTCCATCCCCGTGCGGTAGAAATTGCGCGCAACTATGGCTTAACCTTAGTAGTCTTATCCAGCTGGAGCGATGAGCCTGGCACTAGAGTAATTTCCCCAAGCTCTCCCCCCCGTTCCTTAGAGGGATTAGAAATTGCTCGACCAGTGAATACCGTAGAATATGACACCGATCAGGCAAAAGTAGCCCTCTTACGAGTGCCCGATTCCCCTGGTGTAGCAGCACGGTTGTTTGGTGAAATTGCAGTTCAAGACCTAGATGTAGATTTGATTATCCAGTCAATTCACGAACAGAATACTAATGATATTGCCTTTACCGTCAATACCAATATTCTCAATCGAGCTGAAGCAGTAGCCGAAGCCATTGCTCCCGCCCTGCGTCGCCAAACCACCCCCGATACTCAAGAAGCAGAAGTAATGGTCGGTAGGGATATTGCTAAAGTCTCGATCACTGGAGCAGGGATGATTGGACGTCCTGGGGTTGCAGCTCAGATGTTCCAGGCTTTAGCGGATGCTGGTGTCAACATTGAGATGATTTCCACCTCCGAAATCAAAGTCAGCTGTGTGATTGATGCCCTCGAATGCGATCGCGCGATCGCGGCCTTGTGTAACTGTTTCGATATCAACAATACCCCCATTCATCTACCCATTCGAGATCAAGCAGGAGATAGTGACCACTCAATCCCGGTCACCCACCCCCCCGTTCGAGGTGTAGCCCTAGACATCAAGCAAGCCCGTCTAGCCATTCGTGAAATTCCCGATCGTCCAGGCATGGCAGCCAAGATATTTGGAACCTTGGCAGAGCAAAATATTAGTATTGATATGATTATCCAGTCCCAACGCTGTCGAATCATTAATGGAATTGCCACCAGGGATCTTGCCTTCACAGTACCTCAAGCCGAAGCAGAAATGGCTCAGAAAGCCTTACAACAAATCGCACCAGTGATTGGGTGTAGTGAAATTCTCCTGGATGCCGATATTGCAAAAGTCAGTATTGTCGGTGCTGGCATGATTGACCAACCAGGGATCGCAGCACAGATGTTTGCTGCCCTAGCCGAAGAACAAATCAATATTCAAATGATTGCCACCTCAGAAATTAAGATTAGCTGTGTTGTTGCCCAAGACCAAGGAGTGCGAGCATTGCAAGCTATTCATAAAGCCTTTGGTCTTGCTGGAAGCCAAAAAATCCAGGTTCCAGCTTAG
- a CDS encoding DUF4359 domain-containing protein gives MKISQVVTAVGTMVLAVVGGSMVVTNPGQATYEDYAVEQLSKYLKEEVCPQAPEALDGFIRRQCTILVDTGRPQIKQVVAQTTKRENFLLFSIYRTDLDVGTLIPSYSFETVGICQQFYLYKADEKSY, from the coding sequence ATGAAGATTTCACAGGTTGTCACCGCTGTTGGCACAATGGTGCTGGCGGTGGTGGGAGGCTCGATGGTGGTGACCAATCCTGGACAAGCTACCTATGAAGATTATGCGGTTGAGCAACTGAGCAAGTATCTAAAAGAAGAAGTTTGTCCCCAAGCTCCGGAAGCCCTAGACGGTTTCATCCGCCGTCAGTGTACCATACTGGTGGATACAGGACGACCCCAAATTAAGCAAGTTGTTGCCCAGACCACAAAGCGAGAAAATTTTTTGCTCTTTAGTATTTACCGCACTGACCTGGATGTTGGTACGCTGATCCCTTCATACTCCTTTGAAACTGTTGGGATCTGTCAACAATTCTACCTTTACAAGGCTGATGAAAAATCATACTAA
- a CDS encoding sugar kinase, protein MASTGLFVGMVTLDLVYLSSNLPSSNEKITASDYTVAAGGPATNAAVTFSYLGNLAKILGVVGINPITQLIRSDLTSHGVIIADLDPANPQPPPVSSIIVTESTGDRAVISINATKIQASSTQIPQDLDLMVDVVLIDGHQMVVSNAIAKFAKTHHIPVVMDGGSWKPGFETILPYVDYAICSANFYPPGCSDQEEVMAYLLDAGIPHIAITQGEKPIQYRSLGVSGEVTVPQIQAVDTLGAGDVFHGAFCHYILQKEFTDALAAAAKVATNSCQFFGTRRWMEKDIEN, encoded by the coding sequence ATGGCGAGCACTGGTCTTTTTGTGGGGATGGTTACCTTAGACCTGGTATACCTCAGCAGCAACCTACCAAGCAGCAATGAAAAAATAACTGCCTCTGACTATACGGTAGCGGCTGGGGGACCAGCAACGAATGCAGCAGTAACGTTTAGCTATCTGGGGAATCTAGCTAAAATTCTAGGTGTGGTGGGAATTAATCCGATTACTCAGCTAATTCGCAGCGATTTGACCAGTCATGGCGTAATCATCGCCGACCTTGACCCAGCTAACCCCCAACCGCCGCCAGTATCTTCGATCATTGTTACGGAATCCACAGGCGATCGCGCAGTTATTTCGATTAATGCTACTAAAATCCAAGCCAGCAGTACACAAATACCTCAGGATTTAGACTTGATGGTGGATGTGGTGCTCATTGATGGTCATCAGATGGTGGTTAGTAATGCGATCGCAAAATTTGCCAAAACTCATCATATCCCTGTAGTCATGGATGGCGGTAGCTGGAAGCCAGGATTTGAAACAATTTTGCCCTATGTTGATTACGCCATTTGCTCAGCCAATTTCTATCCACCAGGGTGCTCTGACCAAGAAGAGGTGATGGCTTATCTCCTAGACGCTGGGATTCCTCACATTGCCATTACCCAAGGAGAAAAACCAATTCAGTATCGTAGCTTAGGAGTGTCCGGTGAAGTAACCGTACCCCAGATTCAAGCAGTAGATACTTTGGGAGCTGGGGATGTGTTTCACGGTGCCTTCTGTCACTATATTCTACAGAAAGAGTTTACTGATGCCCTAGCCGCAGCAGCAAAGGTAGCTACCAATTCCTGTCAGTTTTTTGGCACTCGTCGGTGGATGGAAAAAGATATTGAAAATTAG
- a CDS encoding Uma2 family endonuclease — MSKTMTSAVVPNTPPIPPTQYELPCDDGIPMETERHKLQMELLTDPLYPWLAQREDGYFGGNMFLYFSAEQIKNQDFRGPDVFVVLGVPKAERLSWVVWEEGKAPDVIIELISDSTANTDKTTKKVVYQDQVRVPEYFWYDPFNPEDFAGFRLHNGVYQPLTEDEQGRLISERLGLALVRWQGVYKNVDTTWLRWATLEGIVLPTAEEIAVQAQEEAAQAQQEATQAQQEAAQAQQEATQAQQEATQAQQEATQAQQEATQAQQQLAQAQQRAEQLAARLRAMGVDPDQV, encoded by the coding sequence ATGTCTAAAACTATGACCTCTGCTGTTGTGCCTAATACTCCTCCTATACCGCCAACTCAATATGAACTTCCCTGTGATGACGGTATTCCCATGGAAACGGAACGACATAAACTTCAGATGGAATTGCTGACTGACCCGTTATACCCTTGGTTAGCCCAGCGGGAAGATGGCTATTTTGGGGGTAATATGTTTCTTTACTTCAGTGCAGAACAAATTAAGAATCAAGATTTTCGAGGTCCGGATGTATTTGTAGTGCTTGGAGTTCCCAAAGCCGAACGACTCAGTTGGGTAGTTTGGGAAGAAGGTAAAGCACCTGATGTGATTATTGAGCTAATTTCTGACAGTACAGCCAACACGGATAAAACGACTAAAAAAGTAGTTTATCAAGACCAAGTCAGAGTACCAGAATATTTTTGGTACGACCCGTTTAATCCAGAGGATTTTGCCGGATTTAGGTTACACAATGGCGTCTATCAGCCTTTAACTGAAGATGAACAAGGACGACTAATTAGCGAAAGATTAGGATTAGCCTTAGTTCGTTGGCAAGGGGTCTATAAAAATGTCGATACGACTTGGTTACGTTGGGCTACTTTAGAGGGAATTGTGCTACCTACTGCTGAAGAAATAGCAGTGCAAGCTCAAGAAGAAGCAGCCCAAGCTCAACAAGAAGCTACCCAAGCTCAACAAGAAGCCGCTCAAGCTCAACAAGAAGCTACCCAAGCTCAACAAGAAGCTACCCAAGCTCAACAAGAAGCTACCCAAGCTCAACAAGAAGCTACCCAAGCTCAACAGCAATTAGCTCAAGCTCAACAACGAGCTGAGCAACTGGCTGCTCGTTTACGAGCTATGGGAGTGGATCCTGATCAAGTTTGA
- a CDS encoding ExbD/TolR family protein — protein MTKKKDSVRSPMAVRPLRLRMDSSPEEVRVEIVPLIDVIFCILTFFILAAVTLSRQQALSVDLPKASTAKAQGREILMVSLNEFGQLYVEQEPVVTQEQFKKKLQAYRQTNPYGLMALYASKEASYNEVVQVLDVLRQVGGDRVALATLPGSSGQSIDFIPSLPSGTGVPKVNSPGNNSSDALNDILKFLPGSTNNK, from the coding sequence ATGACGAAAAAAAAGGATTCAGTTCGTTCCCCGATGGCAGTCCGTCCTCTAAGACTGCGAATGGATAGCTCGCCGGAAGAGGTTCGGGTTGAGATTGTTCCCCTGATTGATGTAATTTTTTGTATTCTGACCTTTTTCATTTTGGCAGCTGTTACTTTATCTCGCCAGCAAGCCCTGAGCGTGGATTTGCCTAAGGCAAGTACTGCTAAGGCTCAAGGACGGGAAATCTTAATGGTTAGCCTTAATGAGTTTGGTCAACTCTATGTTGAACAGGAGCCAGTAGTAACCCAAGAGCAGTTCAAAAAGAAACTGCAGGCATATCGTCAAACCAATCCTTATGGGTTGATGGCCCTTTATGCTTCCAAGGAGGCCAGTTACAACGAGGTCGTTCAGGTATTGGATGTGCTACGACAAGTGGGAGGCGATCGCGTAGCCCTAGCTACTCTACCAGGATCCTCAGGTCAATCCATTGACTTTATACCTTCCCTGCCATCGGGAACAGGTGTGCCTAAGGTTAACTCTCCTGGAAACAACTCCTCTGATGCTCTTAATGACATATTAAAGTTTTTGCCTGGATCTACCAATAATAAATAA
- a CDS encoding Uma2 family endonuclease, with protein sequence MTSLTLDLQSIQLTDEQFFQLCQDNDDLKFERNANGNLIIMSPTGGSTGNRNGRLNQQLFNWSDSDGTGIAFDSSTGFQLPNGADRSPDASWIPLQSWNSLTPQQQEKFLPLCPDFVIELRSPSDTLIAIRKKMEEYRDNGSRLGWLINRKDRQVEIYRPSKEVEVLESPSSLSGEEVLPGFVLYLDLIW encoded by the coding sequence ATGACTTCCTTAACCCTTGATCTCCAATCAATTCAACTTACCGACGAGCAATTTTTCCAGCTTTGTCAAGACAACGACGATTTAAAATTTGAACGCAATGCTAATGGAAATTTAATTATTATGTCACCTACTGGCGGCAGCACAGGAAACCGGAATGGTAGATTAAACCAACAGTTGTTTAACTGGAGTGATTCCGATGGAACTGGCATTGCTTTCGATTCTTCCACTGGTTTTCAACTCCCCAATGGAGCAGACCGTTCTCCCGATGCATCTTGGATACCATTACAAAGCTGGAATAGTTTAACTCCTCAACAACAAGAGAAATTTCTGCCCCTGTGTCCTGACTTTGTGATTGAATTACGTTCGCCCAGTGATACCTTAATAGCAATTCGCAAAAAGATGGAAGAATACCGAGACAATGGCAGTCGTTTAGGTTGGTTAATTAATCGTAAAGACCGACAAGTGGAAATTTATCGACCAAGTAAAGAGGTTGAGGTTTTAGAGTCTCCCAGTAGTTTATCGGGAGAAGAGGTTTTGCCTGGTTTTGTGCTGTATCTTGACCTAATTTGGTGA
- a CDS encoding inositol monophosphatase family protein, whose translation MISCPVPRTTGLDMNDFWTDILNFAKDTTNRVGNRHLKDFGQVQGSEKADGTLVTQADRWADQEIRDAIAFHFPSHGVLSEEASHQFPESEWCWIIDPLDGTTNFTRGIPLWGVSLGLLYQGTPVFGYIHFAPVQQSFHGFWLGKSELSGVENGAFLNGSPIHSSQDSPSQNHFFNLCARSTSVMKQPFPCKIRMLGVASYNFLATANGVTLGGVEATPKIWDFAGAWVIIHAAGAVWVPLDSQAIFPLQVGEDYGERSFPTLVAARPELVSVFKPLVEFLGNKAG comes from the coding sequence ATGATATCATGTCCGGTACCGCGCACCACCGGACTTGATATGAATGATTTTTGGACAGATATTCTCAACTTTGCCAAAGACACCACAAACCGTGTCGGTAATCGGCACCTTAAGGACTTTGGTCAGGTACAAGGGTCCGAAAAAGCCGATGGTACGTTAGTGACCCAGGCGGACAGGTGGGCAGATCAAGAAATTAGAGATGCGATCGCATTTCATTTCCCTAGCCACGGCGTACTGAGCGAAGAAGCATCCCACCAATTTCCTGAGTCTGAATGGTGCTGGATTATTGACCCTCTTGATGGCACCACCAACTTTACTAGAGGAATTCCCCTGTGGGGGGTTTCCTTAGGCTTGTTGTATCAGGGAACTCCAGTGTTTGGTTATATTCATTTTGCTCCTGTCCAGCAATCGTTTCATGGTTTTTGGCTGGGGAAATCGGAGCTCAGCGGTGTAGAAAACGGTGCTTTTCTCAATGGAAGTCCCATCCACAGCAGCCAGGATTCCCCTAGCCAAAACCACTTTTTTAACCTGTGCGCCCGTAGTACCTCAGTGATGAAGCAACCCTTCCCCTGCAAAATTCGGATGCTAGGGGTTGCCAGTTACAACTTTCTCGCCACTGCCAACGGTGTCACCTTAGGAGGAGTGGAAGCAACCCCGAAAATTTGGGATTTTGCTGGAGCTTGGGTGATTATTCACGCAGCTGGGGCAGTTTGGGTCCCCTTAGATTCTCAGGCAATTTTCCCCTTGCAAGTGGGCGAAGATTACGGTGAGCGGTCCTTTCCGACTCTAGTTGCAGCACGTCCGGAATTAGTGAGTGTGTTTAAGCCGTTGGTAGAGTTTCTAGGGAATAAGGCAGGTTGA
- a CDS encoding enoyl-CoA hydratase/isomerase family protein has product MNYEGFTTFNAEVNDGVLTVTFDYPPVNVQGLPMLADLNMLAQKLEADRDIKVVVFQSAHPEIFVCHADTNFLKDMSGKAVSRDEVKLLDLQVVLERISKLPQATIAKIEGFARGGGHEFALACDMRFAARGKARFMQMEVGMGILPCGGGASRMARQVGLGRALEIVLGARDFDADEAERVGTINRALDPEEIGLFVEDLAKRIALWPSESINATKQAVYESIDLPIEEALRTEAYWLYQATSQTPALKRFKWADEQGAQFDMDNQRSWPDMLVKVQDINE; this is encoded by the coding sequence ATGAACTATGAAGGGTTTACAACGTTTAACGCTGAAGTTAATGATGGGGTTCTCACTGTCACGTTTGATTATCCACCTGTGAATGTTCAGGGGCTGCCAATGCTTGCTGACCTGAATATGTTAGCTCAGAAATTGGAAGCTGACAGGGATATTAAAGTTGTGGTTTTCCAATCAGCGCATCCTGAGATTTTCGTGTGCCATGCTGATACTAATTTCCTGAAAGATATGTCAGGCAAAGCTGTTTCACGGGACGAGGTGAAGTTGTTAGATCTACAGGTAGTGCTAGAGCGAATTAGCAAACTGCCTCAGGCGACCATTGCCAAAATCGAAGGCTTTGCTAGAGGTGGAGGCCATGAGTTTGCCCTTGCTTGCGATATGCGTTTCGCAGCTCGGGGTAAAGCTAGATTTATGCAGATGGAAGTTGGTATGGGCATCCTACCTTGCGGTGGTGGTGCATCCCGTATGGCGCGCCAAGTCGGTCTTGGTCGTGCCCTTGAGATTGTTCTGGGTGCCCGTGATTTTGATGCTGATGAAGCGGAAAGGGTTGGTACGATCAACCGTGCTTTGGATCCCGAAGAGATCGGACTTTTTGTTGAAGATCTTGCAAAACGTATTGCGCTTTGGCCGTCGGAGTCGATCAATGCCACTAAACAGGCCGTTTATGAGTCTATCGATCTGCCAATTGAAGAAGCGCTGCGCACTGAAGCTTATTGGTTATATCAGGCAACCAGCCAAACTCCGGCTCTTAAACGCTTCAAGTGGGCAGATGAACAAGGTGCACAGTTTGATATGGATAATCAGCGCTCCTGGCCGGATATGCTCGTGAAAGTTCAGGACATAAACGAATAA
- a CDS encoding MotA/TolQ/ExbB proton channel family protein — MDIVELIAKGGIAMWPLLALSILTMGTIFERIWFWATIALREGIIVNRVLEAAAGSWHVARQIALESRRQPIGRYLYAPLRLNNPDPEVFRLALESAADDELAAMRRGDKLLEAVIALAPLLGLLGTVLGLINSLGSIRISDLGTASTDGVTQGIGESLISTATGLIVAIISLAFYRLFQAFWFNQVKVFRKAGSELELLYRQDWLQQEESS; from the coding sequence GTGGATATTGTCGAACTTATTGCAAAAGGTGGGATCGCCATGTGGCCTCTGTTGGCTCTATCGATCCTGACTATGGGTACAATCTTTGAACGGATTTGGTTTTGGGCAACTATAGCGTTGAGGGAAGGCATAATTGTTAATCGTGTTCTAGAGGCAGCAGCTGGTAGCTGGCATGTTGCTAGACAGATTGCCCTTGAGTCACGCCGACAACCCATCGGTAGATATTTGTATGCTCCTTTACGACTGAATAATCCTGACCCAGAAGTATTCCGGCTGGCTCTAGAGTCGGCTGCGGATGATGAATTAGCTGCTATGCGACGGGGGGATAAACTCCTGGAAGCTGTGATTGCTCTAGCACCACTGTTGGGATTACTCGGTACAGTGTTGGGCTTGATTAATTCATTGGGTTCCATTCGGATTAGTGACCTTGGCACAGCTTCCACCGATGGGGTGACTCAGGGAATTGGAGAATCTCTGATTAGCACAGCTACCGGTTTGATTGTGGCGATTATCAGTCTGGCTTTCTATCGACTATTTCAGGCTTTTTGGTTTAACCAAGTTAAAGTGTTCCGCAAAGCTGGAAGCGAGTTGGAATTGCTTTATCGACAAGATTGGTTACAACAAGAAGAAAGCTCTTAG
- a CDS encoding ChaN family lipoprotein — protein sequence MGTITKVVVYSLGIFFFCTTPVFAQHTQHNSSTATSQQQQIETVNLLSLPEVLPEWKKARVIYLGETHSSQKDHEAQLAIIEALTRENSKIAIAMEMFQRPAQDILDQYLAGKITEAELVKQSEYEQRWGFPWEYYAPLVRFAKTNQLPVLALNTPTEVTRKVARKGLESLTSAEQEHIPPLSEIRTDNADYRNLIQGFYQQHHHAGHSNSLNFDNFFAAQVLWDETMAEKIALFAQANPDYQVVVIAGQGHIIYDYGIPSRVARRFNHQLEQISVLLGAQPEKLAGENAIADYLWEHPF from the coding sequence ATGGGTACAATTACCAAAGTCGTTGTTTATTCCCTGGGAATTTTCTTTTTCTGTACTACCCCAGTTTTTGCTCAACATACTCAACATAATAGTTCAACTGCCACTAGCCAGCAACAACAGATAGAAACGGTTAATCTACTATCCCTACCAGAGGTATTACCGGAATGGAAAAAAGCCCGGGTTATTTATTTAGGAGAAACTCACAGCAGCCAAAAAGATCATGAAGCGCAGTTGGCGATTATTGAAGCACTAACCCGTGAAAATTCCAAAATTGCGATCGCAATGGAAATGTTCCAGCGCCCAGCTCAAGATATCCTGGATCAATACCTAGCCGGGAAAATTACAGAAGCTGAGTTGGTTAAGCAAAGTGAGTATGAACAACGCTGGGGCTTCCCTTGGGAATATTATGCTCCCCTGGTACGCTTTGCTAAAACCAATCAACTGCCTGTGTTAGCCTTAAATACACCCACTGAGGTCACTCGTAAAGTAGCCCGTAAGGGATTAGAGAGTTTAACCTCTGCTGAGCAGGAACATATTCCCCCATTATCAGAAATTCGCACAGATAACGCTGATTACCGCAACCTGATACAGGGATTCTACCAACAACATCACCACGCCGGTCATAGCAATAGTCTCAACTTCGACAATTTTTTCGCAGCCCAAGTGTTATGGGATGAAACCATGGCAGAGAAGATTGCTTTGTTTGCCCAAGCTAACCCAGATTATCAAGTAGTAGTGATTGCTGGGCAAGGTCATATTATCTATGACTACGGTATACCCAGTCGGGTTGCTCGACGGTTCAATCATCAGTTGGAACAAATTTCCGTTTTGTTGGGTGCTCAGCCAGAGAAACTGGCAGGAGAAAATGCGATCGCAGATTATTTATGGGAACATCCCTTTTGA
- a CDS encoding YheT family hydrolase yields the protein MQDYQAPWYLRNGLFQSIATTYWYGTTWSWWGERVPWLSHLPLIPWQEHIFTGADQVPLRGLWSCPDNAKGTLIVNYALTGDVDSGWYSRTLARKAYSNGWAVLIYDWRSNGRSAQLSPVPSSDGWREGEDQLQLAMQLVKMGCPEPVGLVGFSMGGQLALWGLKAAVENNCSLVRFGAVLGPNLESNRSIDYLLSTPIGRLIEQRFTHKLRKISQQRLENFPEAVKPGVVECIKSMRSFDQYMVIDYYGFASVNEYYQKTSGLYLLDSLALPYLIIYAADDPIFDPTIIPELEERTSSNPYANLILTAQGGHVAHISTGQGDVDEFWALNRLLEFCDAQLIPANSESR from the coding sequence ATGCAAGACTACCAAGCTCCCTGGTACCTAAGAAATGGCTTATTCCAAAGTATTGCTACCACTTACTGGTACGGCACGACCTGGAGTTGGTGGGGGGAAAGAGTACCTTGGCTTTCCCATTTGCCCCTGATTCCCTGGCAGGAACACATATTTACTGGTGCGGATCAGGTACCGTTGCGCGGATTGTGGAGTTGTCCTGACAATGCCAAAGGTACCCTGATTGTTAACTATGCCCTTACAGGGGATGTCGATAGTGGTTGGTATAGTCGTACCCTTGCTCGTAAAGCCTACAGCAATGGTTGGGCAGTGTTAATTTATGATTGGCGCAGCAACGGACGCAGTGCCCAACTATCCCCAGTCCCATCTTCTGACGGTTGGCGAGAAGGGGAAGATCAGTTGCAGCTAGCCATGCAATTAGTAAAGATGGGTTGCCCAGAACCTGTCGGTTTGGTGGGCTTTTCCATGGGAGGACAGTTGGCATTGTGGGGACTTAAGGCAGCAGTTGAAAACAATTGTTCTCTGGTCAGGTTTGGAGCAGTTTTGGGTCCTAATCTGGAATCGAATCGCTCCATAGATTATTTGCTATCTACGCCCATCGGACGCTTGATCGAACAGAGGTTCACTCATAAACTCAGGAAAATATCTCAACAACGGTTAGAAAACTTTCCTGAGGCTGTCAAACCTGGTGTAGTGGAGTGCATTAAATCAATGCGGAGCTTTGACCAGTATATGGTGATTGATTACTACGGGTTTGCTAGCGTTAATGAATACTATCAGAAGACTAGTGGACTTTACCTGTTGGACAGCTTAGCTTTGCCCTATTTGATCATCTATGCTGCGGATGACCCGATTTTTGACCCTACTATTATTCCAGAATTAGAAGAGCGCACGAGTAGTAATCCCTATGCCAACTTGATTTTAACTGCCCAAGGGGGTCATGTGGCTCACATTAGTACAGGCCAAGGTGATGTGGATGAATTTTGGGCTTTGAATCGGCTTTTGGAATTTTGTGATGCTCAATTAATTCCTGCCAATTCTGAATCACGTTAA
- a CDS encoding YkvA family protein produces MNNPIQSFYNWYRNTIRHSKYRWWIILGTLVYFLSPIDISPDFIPIIGQIDDIAVITLLVSELSQWLIDFAKTRQSEKIANDSQDPEVKTVDVDSMGV; encoded by the coding sequence ATGAACAATCCAATTCAATCTTTTTACAACTGGTATCGCAACACTATCCGCCATTCTAAGTATCGCTGGTGGATCATCTTGGGAACCCTAGTTTACTTTCTGAGCCCCATTGATATTTCCCCAGACTTTATTCCCATCATTGGGCAAATTGATGATATCGCAGTTATAACCCTGCTGGTTTCGGAGCTGTCTCAGTGGCTAATTGACTTTGCCAAAACCCGCCAAAGCGAAAAGATTGCCAATGACTCTCAAGACCCTGAAGTCAAGACTGTGGATGTAGACTCTATGGGTGTCTAG
- a CDS encoding pentapeptide repeat-containing protein produces the protein MTWERESLAGLEAPKAYLREVELSDADLANANLQKADLQEANLRDANLREANLRDANLRDVNLQGAYLQRTDLQETDLQEANLQGANLQEANLQGVDLQGANLQEAFLGTGYLAAFYQEANLQGANLQGANLQRTYLDGVNLQEADLQDANLQEADLAGANLPGADLWGANLQEGNLKYANLRKANLQDANLQDANLEDANLQGANLQGANLQDANLEKSNLKNVLYSDETTLEAVCKKNNMSYPCPTIFPKDFDPKAAGMKLIKDLKDIPTQGNYWIERYKPPSHWSL, from the coding sequence TTGACCTGGGAGAGAGAGAGTTTAGCAGGTTTAGAGGCTCCAAAAGCTTATTTGAGAGAAGTTGAACTCTCTGATGCTGACCTAGCTAATGCTAATTTACAGAAAGCTGATTTACAGGAAGCTAATTTACGGGACGCTAATTTACGGGAAGCTAATTTACGGGACGCTAATTTACGGGACGTTAATTTACAGGGAGCTTATTTACAGAGAACTGATTTACAGGAAACTGATTTACAGGAAGCTAATTTACAGGGAGCTAATTTACAGGAAGCTAATTTGCAGGGAGTTGATTTACAGGGAGCTAATTTACAGGAAGCTTTTTTAGGAACAGGTTATTTAGCGGCATTTTACCAGGAAGCTAATTTACAGGGAGCTAATTTACAGGGAGCTAATTTACAGAGAACTTATTTAGATGGAGTTAATTTACAGGAAGCTGATTTACAGGACGCTAATTTGCAGGAAGCTGATTTAGCGGGAGCTAATTTACCGGGAGCTGATTTATGGGGAGCTAATTTGCAGGAAGGTAATTTAAAGTACGCTAATTTACGGAAAGCTAATTTACAGGACGCTAATTTACAGGACGCTAATTTAGAGGACGCTAATTTACAGGGTGCTAATTTACAGGGTGCTAATTTACAGGACGCTAATTTAGAAAAATCTAATTTAAAAAATGTACTTTATTCAGACGAAACCACATTAGAAGCTGTGTGTAAAAAAAATAACATGAGCTATCCTTGCCCCACCATATTTCCTAAAGACTTTGACCCTAAAGCTGCAGGAATGAAACTCATAAAAGATCTAAAAGATATACCTACCCAAGGCAACTATTGGATAGAGAGGTACAAGCCACCTTCCCATTGGAGTCTATGA